The Pseudomonas baetica genome includes a region encoding these proteins:
- a CDS encoding TauD/TfdA dioxygenase family protein, whose protein sequence is MSAATATPSAAIAAPQTFEIRPFSGAVGAEIIGLDLTRPVNDQDFARIHRAHLDHHVVVFRDQRITPQQQIDFSRRFGVLQIHVLKQFLLANHPEILIVSNIVENGQNIGLGDAGKFWHSDLSYKELPSLGSMLHAQELPSEGGDTLFADMHRAWDNLPEALRKAVEGRSAAHSYTARYSETKFEGNWRPTLTPEQLAQVAEVVHPIVRTHPENGRKALFVSEGFTTRIVGLPEDESKQLLAELYAHSVLPQNIYRHQWQPHDMVFWDNRSLIHLAAGCPAHLRRKLFRTTIQGDAPF, encoded by the coding sequence ATGTCCGCAGCCACTGCCACCCCAAGCGCCGCGATCGCCGCGCCGCAAACCTTCGAGATTCGCCCGTTCAGCGGTGCCGTCGGCGCCGAGATCATTGGTCTGGACCTAACCCGCCCGGTCAACGACCAGGACTTCGCGCGCATCCACCGCGCGCATCTGGATCACCACGTCGTGGTGTTCCGCGACCAGCGCATCACCCCGCAACAGCAGATCGATTTCAGCCGCCGCTTCGGCGTGTTGCAGATCCATGTGCTCAAGCAGTTCCTGCTGGCCAATCACCCGGAAATCCTCATCGTTTCCAACATCGTCGAAAACGGCCAGAACATCGGCCTGGGCGATGCCGGCAAATTCTGGCACTCCGACCTTTCCTATAAAGAGCTGCCGAGCCTCGGCTCGATGCTGCATGCGCAGGAACTGCCGTCCGAGGGCGGCGACACCCTGTTCGCCGACATGCACAGGGCCTGGGACAACCTGCCTGAAGCGCTGCGTAAAGCGGTCGAAGGTCGCTCCGCCGCGCATTCCTACACCGCGCGTTACAGCGAAACCAAATTCGAAGGCAACTGGCGCCCGACCCTGACCCCCGAGCAACTGGCTCAGGTCGCCGAAGTGGTCCATCCGATCGTGCGCACCCATCCGGAAAACGGCCGCAAGGCCTTGTTTGTCAGTGAAGGCTTCACCACGCGCATCGTTGGCCTGCCCGAAGACGAGAGCAAACAGCTGCTCGCCGAGCTCTACGCCCACAGCGTTTTGCCGCAAAACATCTACCGCCACCAATGGCAGCCCCACGACATGGTGTTCTGGGACAACCGCTCGCTGATCCATCTCGCCGCCGGTTGCCCCGCGCACCTGCGCCGCAAGCTGTTTCGCACGACCATTCAGGGCGACGCGCCTTTCTGA
- a CDS encoding ABC transporter ATP-binding protein, translating to MNAPLQGHAASNPVASTQALLAVDQVSLEYRTPQRVVRATHQVSFEVDQQDRFVLLGPSGCGKSTLLKAVAGFIAPCEGEIRLQGRRVDAPGPDRIVVFQEFDQLPPWKTVKQNVMFPLLASRTLKKTEAEERALHYLEKVGLAAFADAYPHTLSGGMKARVAIARALAMQPKILLMDEPFAALDALTRRKMQEELLLLWEEVRFTLLFVTHSIEEALVVGNRILLLSPHPGRVRAEVHSHQYNLQSLGGVAFQESARRIHRLLFDEGQSPETERDHDFNDIRIAY from the coding sequence ATGAACGCCCCTTTGCAAGGCCACGCGGCCAGCAACCCGGTCGCCAGCACGCAAGCGCTGCTGGCGGTGGATCAAGTCAGCCTCGAATACCGCACGCCGCAACGGGTGGTACGTGCCACCCACCAAGTCAGTTTCGAAGTCGATCAGCAGGATCGCTTTGTACTACTCGGTCCGTCCGGCTGCGGTAAATCGACCTTGTTAAAAGCCGTCGCCGGATTCATTGCACCTTGCGAAGGCGAGATCCGCCTGCAAGGCCGGCGCGTCGATGCGCCGGGGCCAGACCGGATCGTGGTGTTTCAGGAATTCGATCAACTGCCGCCGTGGAAAACCGTCAAACAGAATGTGATGTTTCCACTGCTCGCTTCGCGCACGCTGAAGAAAACGGAAGCTGAAGAACGTGCGCTGCACTATCTGGAAAAGGTCGGGCTGGCAGCGTTTGCCGATGCCTATCCGCACACGCTTTCCGGCGGCATGAAGGCGCGGGTGGCGATTGCCCGGGCGCTGGCGATGCAGCCGAAAATCCTCCTGATGGACGAGCCGTTCGCCGCGCTGGACGCGTTGACCCGGCGCAAGATGCAGGAGGAATTGCTGCTGCTCTGGGAGGAGGTGCGCTTCACCCTGTTGTTCGTTACGCATTCGATTGAAGAGGCGCTGGTGGTCGGCAATCGCATCTTGTTGCTGTCGCCGCATCCGGGGCGGGTGAGGGCGGAGGTGCACAGCCATCAATACAACCTGCAAAGCCTTGGCGGAGTGGCGTTTCAGGAATCGGCGCGGCGCATTCATCGGCTGTTGTTCGATGAAGGTCAGTCGCCGGAAACCGAGCGCGACCACGACTTCAACGACATTCGCATCGCTTATTGA
- a CDS encoding ABC transporter permease, with protein MSHSSSVRQEFETVLEPLTSVPVERELPLGQRLWQQGWLRKSLILILLAVLWEIVARVQNNDLLLPSFVQTSHALYDGLLSGELLGKVWISLVVLLKGYLIGIVLAFALTTLAVSTQFGRDLLSTLTSMFNPLPAIALLPLALLWFGLGQNSLIFVLVHSVLWALALNTYAGFLGVSETLRMAGRNYGLKGMRFVLFILIPAALPSILAGLKIGWAFAWRTLIAAELVFGATSGKGGLGWYIFQNRNELYTDKVFAGLAVVILIGLLVENLVFDTLERVTVKRWGMQR; from the coding sequence ATGAGCCATTCATCATCTGTACGACAAGAATTCGAAACCGTGCTGGAGCCGCTGACCAGCGTGCCGGTCGAGCGCGAATTACCCCTCGGCCAACGGCTGTGGCAACAGGGCTGGCTGCGCAAAAGCCTGATCCTGATTTTGCTCGCGGTGCTGTGGGAAATCGTTGCCCGGGTGCAGAACAACGATCTGCTGCTACCGAGTTTTGTCCAGACCAGTCATGCGCTGTACGACGGGCTGCTCAGTGGCGAGTTGCTGGGCAAGGTGTGGATATCGCTGGTGGTGCTGCTCAAGGGTTACCTGATCGGCATCGTCCTGGCTTTCGCCCTGACTACGCTGGCGGTATCGACCCAGTTTGGTCGCGATCTGTTAAGCACGCTGACGTCGATGTTCAACCCGCTGCCGGCAATCGCCCTGTTGCCGCTGGCCTTGCTGTGGTTCGGGCTGGGGCAGAACAGCCTGATTTTCGTGCTGGTGCATTCGGTGCTGTGGGCGCTGGCGCTGAACACCTATGCCGGTTTTCTCGGTGTGTCGGAAACCCTGCGCATGGCCGGGCGCAACTATGGGCTCAAGGGCATGCGTTTTGTGCTGTTCATCCTGATTCCTGCGGCGTTGCCGTCGATTCTTGCCGGTTTGAAGATTGGCTGGGCGTTTGCCTGGCGCACGTTGATCGCGGCTGAGTTGGTGTTCGGCGCGACCAGTGGCAAGGGTGGTTTGGGGTGGTACATCTTTCAAAATCGCAATGAGCTGTATACCGACAAGGTGTTTGCCGGATTGGCGGTGGTGATTCTGATTGGCTTGCTGGTGGAGAATCTGGTGTTTGACACGCTGGAGCGGGTGACGGTGAAGCGTTGGGGTATGCAGCGCTGA
- a CDS encoding HlyD family type I secretion periplasmic adaptor subunit: MLLKSGFKDSIRRYFKGSASLQGQPLPEVNKALIEDAPRVVRLTIWAIIGFFVFLMLWANFAVIDEVTKGDGKAIPSSKIQKIQNLEGGIVAELFVKEGQIVEAGAPLIRLDDTRFASNVGETEADRQSMLLRVERLSAEVDDRPLNFPEDVVKAVPGQAKSEESLYISRRQQLHDEIGGLQEQLIQRQQELREFTSKQAQYRQQLGLQRQEINMSEPLVAQGAVSPVEVLRLKRAEVETRGQLDATTLAIPRAESAIKEVQRKIDETRGKFRSEALTQLNEARTDLNKAQATGKALEDRVSRTLVTSPVRGIVNKLLVNTIGGVIQPGSDMVEIVPLDDTLLVEAKIRPQDIAFLHPGQEAIVKFTAYDYTIYGGLKAQLEQIGADTITDEDKKTTYYIIKVRTERSHLGTDEKPLLIIPGMVASVDIITGKKSVLSYLLKPIIRARAEALHER; encoded by the coding sequence GTGTTGCTTAAGTCGGGTTTCAAGGATTCGATCCGTCGCTACTTCAAAGGCTCTGCTTCACTGCAGGGCCAGCCGCTGCCGGAGGTCAACAAGGCGCTGATCGAGGACGCCCCGCGCGTCGTGCGCCTGACGATCTGGGCGATCATCGGCTTCTTCGTCTTCCTCATGCTCTGGGCCAACTTCGCCGTGATCGACGAAGTGACCAAGGGCGATGGCAAGGCAATACCCTCGTCGAAGATCCAGAAAATCCAGAACCTTGAGGGCGGCATCGTCGCCGAACTGTTCGTCAAGGAAGGTCAGATCGTCGAAGCCGGCGCACCGCTGATTCGTCTCGACGACACGCGATTTGCCTCCAACGTCGGCGAAACCGAAGCTGATCGGCAGTCGATGCTGCTGCGGGTCGAGCGTCTGAGCGCCGAGGTCGATGACCGTCCGCTGAATTTCCCGGAAGACGTGGTCAAAGCGGTACCGGGTCAGGCCAAGAGCGAAGAATCCTTGTACATCAGCCGCCGCCAGCAGTTGCACGACGAGATCGGCGGCTTGCAGGAGCAGTTGATCCAGCGTCAGCAGGAGTTGCGCGAATTCACCTCGAAACAGGCGCAATACCGCCAGCAACTCGGGCTGCAACGCCAGGAAATCAACATGTCCGAGCCGCTGGTCGCGCAGGGCGCAGTCTCTCCGGTGGAAGTCTTGCGGCTCAAGCGTGCCGAAGTGGAAACCCGCGGCCAGCTTGATGCGACGACCTTGGCGATCCCGCGCGCCGAATCGGCGATCAAGGAAGTACAGCGCAAGATCGACGAGACCCGCGGCAAATTCCGCAGCGAAGCCCTGACCCAGCTCAACGAAGCCCGCACCGACCTGAACAAGGCCCAAGCCACCGGCAAGGCCCTGGAAGACCGGGTCAGCCGCACGCTGGTCACCTCGCCAGTACGCGGTATCGTCAACAAACTGCTGGTCAACACCATCGGTGGCGTGATCCAGCCGGGCAGCGACATGGTCGAAATCGTGCCGCTGGATGACACCTTGCTGGTCGAAGCCAAGATCCGCCCGCAGGACATCGCGTTCCTGCATCCGGGGCAGGAAGCGATCGTGAAATTCACCGCGTATGACTACACCATCTACGGCGGGCTGAAGGCTCAGCTTGAGCAGATCGGCGCCGACACCATCACCGACGAAGACAAGAAAACCACCTACTACATCATCAAGGTGCGCACCGAGCGCAGCCACCTGGGCACCGATGAGAAGCCGTTGCTGATCATTCCGGGGATGGTCGCGTCGGTGGACATCATCACCGGCAAGAAGTCGGTGTTGAGTTATCTGCTCAAGCCGATCATTCGCGCGCGGGCCGAGGCGTTGCACGAGCGCTAG
- a CDS encoding ABC transporter substrate-binding protein, whose product MSKRLSFAPLAAAIGLGFSLLAGSLVAPAVAHAEGEIRIAEQFGIVYLLLNVVRDQGLIEKYGKQEGLDIKVDWTQLSGGAAVNDALLSGSIDIAGAGVGPLLTIWDRTHGKQNVKAVASLGNFPYYLVSNNPKVKTIADFTEKDRIAVPAVGVSVQSRFLQYAAAKQWGDKEFNRLDKYTIAVPHPDATAALIAGGTELTGHFSNPPFQDQALENPNVHVVLNTYDLLGPNSPTVLFATEKFRNENPKTYKAFVEALTEAAQFAQNDKGAAADTYIRVTKAKIDRAALLKIIDNPQFEFSVTPKNTYPLAEFLYRVGAIKNKPESWKDYFFQDAKPLQGS is encoded by the coding sequence ATGTCCAAACGTCTTTCTTTTGCTCCGCTGGCCGCCGCTATTGGCCTGGGTTTCAGCCTGCTCGCCGGCAGTCTGGTAGCGCCGGCCGTGGCCCACGCCGAAGGTGAAATCCGCATTGCCGAACAGTTCGGCATTGTCTATTTATTGCTCAACGTGGTGCGCGATCAGGGCCTGATCGAGAAGTACGGCAAGCAGGAAGGCCTCGACATCAAGGTCGACTGGACGCAGTTGTCCGGTGGCGCAGCGGTCAACGATGCGCTGTTGTCCGGCTCCATCGACATTGCTGGAGCCGGCGTCGGGCCGTTGCTGACCATCTGGGATCGTACCCACGGCAAACAGAACGTCAAAGCCGTGGCCTCGTTGGGCAACTTTCCTTACTACTTGGTGAGCAACAATCCGAAGGTCAAAACCATTGCTGACTTCACCGAGAAGGATCGCATCGCGGTGCCGGCGGTGGGTGTTTCCGTGCAGTCGCGTTTCCTGCAATACGCGGCCGCCAAGCAATGGGGCGACAAGGAGTTCAATCGCCTCGACAAGTACACCATCGCCGTTCCACACCCGGACGCGACCGCTGCGCTGATCGCTGGCGGCACCGAGTTGACCGGGCATTTCTCCAATCCACCGTTCCAGGATCAGGCGCTGGAAAATCCGAACGTGCATGTCGTGCTTAACACCTACGACCTGCTCGGGCCGAACTCGCCGACCGTGCTGTTCGCCACCGAGAAATTCCGTAACGAAAACCCGAAGACCTACAAAGCCTTCGTCGAAGCACTGACCGAAGCCGCGCAATTCGCCCAGAACGATAAGGGTGCGGCAGCCGACACTTACATCCGCGTGACCAAAGCCAAGATCGACCGCGCCGCCTTGCTGAAAATCATCGACAACCCGCAATTCGAATTCAGCGTCACGCCAAAAAATACCTACCCACTGGCGGAATTCCTCTACCGCGTTGGCGCCATCAAGAACAAGCCTGAATCGTGGAAGGACTACTTCTTCCAGGACGCCAAACCGTTGCAAGGGAGCTGA
- a CDS encoding LysR family transcriptional regulator translates to MQLPDMNLLVALDALLDEGSVVGAARRMNLSPAAMSRTLTRIREAIGDPILVRAGRGLVPTPKALELREQVRDVVEQAALLFRSADTVELSSLRRRFSIRANDFFIGVYGGKLFDTLDQQAPHCELRFVPEGDGDDEALREGRIDLSVSNTRPVTPEVKVQNLFSTHFVGLVREDHPLLDGEITAERYAGFSHISMSRRGIARGPIDTALNALGLERRVAVIAPSFHAAMFALPDSDLILPVPKEALLSVRRLGLKLRSFDLPIPLPTLMLTQAWHPRFDKDPAHRWLRETLKTCCDETWLAAQP, encoded by the coding sequence ATGCAACTCCCGGACATGAACCTTCTGGTCGCCCTCGACGCCTTGCTCGACGAGGGCAGCGTGGTTGGCGCGGCGCGGCGGATGAACCTCAGCCCTGCGGCCATGAGTCGGACCCTGACGCGGATTCGCGAAGCCATCGGTGATCCGATTCTGGTGCGCGCCGGTCGGGGCCTGGTGCCGACCCCCAAGGCATTGGAATTGCGCGAACAGGTGCGCGACGTGGTCGAACAGGCTGCGCTTTTGTTCCGCTCGGCGGACACCGTGGAGTTGAGCAGTTTGCGCCGCCGCTTCAGCATCCGCGCCAACGATTTTTTCATCGGTGTGTACGGCGGCAAACTGTTCGACACGCTCGACCAGCAGGCACCGCACTGTGAGCTGCGCTTTGTCCCGGAAGGCGATGGCGACGATGAAGCGCTACGCGAAGGGCGGATCGACCTGAGCGTCAGCAACACCCGCCCGGTGACCCCGGAAGTCAAAGTCCAGAACCTGTTTTCCACGCATTTTGTTGGTCTGGTGCGCGAGGATCATCCACTGCTCGACGGCGAAATCACCGCTGAGCGCTACGCCGGGTTCTCCCATATCAGCATGTCGCGCCGTGGCATCGCCCGCGGGCCCATCGACACGGCGTTGAACGCCTTGGGTCTGGAGCGGCGGGTGGCGGTGATTGCGCCGAGTTTCCATGCGGCGATGTTTGCCTTGCCGGATTCCGACCTGATCCTGCCGGTGCCCAAGGAAGCGCTGCTGAGTGTGCGGCGACTGGGCTTGAAACTGCGTTCGTTCGATCTGCCGATTCCGCTGCCGACGTTGATGCTGACTCAGGCCTGGCATCCGCGTTTCGACAAGGATCCGGCGCACCGCTGGCTGCGTGAAACCCTCAAGACTTGCTGTGATGAGACCTGGCTTGCCGCGCAACCCTGA